taactatttTTCTCCCAGTAGAAGCTTCAACTTCTGCACAGGGAGAATGAATGAGCAAGTCTTATTAAATTACCTGgaatttaagctttttttttttttatgattaagcatctattcttcaataTTTCTCCCCTAAATGCTAGAATCAAAATTTTATACTTCAGTGTTGTAAAATATAACATCAAAAACCACTTATTAGAATACATTTAGTGAAGCTGTGATTTCCATGTTACAAAAGCAAGCAAAGTGTCACATCCTTGTAAATCACAAGAAGGAAATACTGTTAAACTCTTCAtaagtacttttttttctttttccttttttttataaATCCATAGTGCCTATAACCTGTGATGTGGATTCACATTTCACAGCCAGAAAGTAGCATGACATTAAAAATACATCGAGACTGGGCACTGtttcacataaaaaaaatcacaagcttCAGTTGATACAATAGAATTTCTGAATCCATGCCCTGCACACTCACAGATAAAGCTGTGGCTGATACAGACTGTTCAGATGGTAcgtaagagaaggagaaaagtctCTTAGGCTGTGTTTAGCATCGCGTCTGTCCCCACTTAATATCTGCTAGACAGATCACAGAGGCCCCCTAGAGGAGAGCAGCAGATGATCTCTTTGAAGGTTTTCCTCAGCTCTTGGCTCCGGAGAGCATAGATCAGAGGGTCGATGACGGAGTTACACATGATGAGGATGAGGTACAAGTTAAAGTGGGACATGAAGCACAGGCAGTATGGGTTCTGGGGGCAGGAGATGTAGAAGATCAGGTGCAGGAAGAAGGGCGCCCAGCAGACCACGAAGACCCCGATGAGTAAGGTCAGCGTGACTGCCCCCTTCATGTTGGCGCCCTGGCGCACGGCGCCGGCGCCGGGCAGGACCGCGATCCTCTTGATGTGGAGTCTGGCCATGAGGAACATGTGGACGTAGAGGGACGCCATGAGGGCCAGCATGGTGAAGAACACGGCGATGAGGCAGATGATCACGGCACTGCTGTCAGAGTAGACGATGAACAGGACGCCCGACACCGTGCAGGCCGCCCAGATGGCGCCGATGGCCGCCGCCACCCGCCGCGCCGTCATGATGCTGTGGTACTGCAGCGCGTAGAAGATGGTGAAGTACCGGTCCACCGCGATGGACAGCAGGCTGCAGATGGACGCAAGCAGGGAGCTGCAGATCACCGAGTCGATGACATTGTCGATGTTCACCGTGGAGCTCTGCGCGTCCGCCTCCGTGCTGTTCAGCAGGGTGATGACGATGGTCTCCGAGCCGTTGGAAACGCTCACCAGCATGTCAGCCACGGCCAGGCTG
This genomic stretch from Muntiacus reevesi chromosome 4, mMunRee1.1, whole genome shotgun sequence harbors:
- the MC4R gene encoding melanocortin receptor 4, whose product is MNATQPHGMHTSLHSWNRSALGLPANVSQSLAKGYPDGGCYEQLFVSPEVFVTLGAISLLENILVIVAIAKNKNLHSPMYFFICSLAVADMLVSVSNGSETIVITLLNSTEADAQSSTVNIDNVIDSVICSSLLASICSLLSIAVDRYFTIFYALQYHSIMTARRVAAAIGAIWAACTVSGVLFIVYSDSSAVIICLIAVFFTMLALMASLYVHMFLMARLHIKRIAVLPGAGAVRQGANMKGAVTLTLLIGVFVVCWAPFFLHLIFYISCPQNPYCLCFMSHFNLYLILIMCNSVIDPLIYALRSQELRKTFKEIICCSPLGGLCDLSSRY